The genomic region TCGCGAGCGGAAACCACACGTCGGTGCGCTCGCCCGCGGCGTAGTCGAGCGGCATGCGGAATTCAGCCGGCATGACGCCGACGACCGTGGTCGCGTTCCCCTGAATTTGAATCTGACGGCCGACGACCGATGGATCAGCGCCGAAGCGTCGATCCCAAAGCTCATGGCTCAGAATGGCGACGCGCGCGCCTCCCGGACGATCCTCGTCAGCCGAAAAATTCCGGCCGCGCTCGGGGGCGACGCCGAGAATCGGAAGGACGTTCGCCTGGACGCTCGCCGACCTGACGCGTTCGGGCGAATCGCCGTCGATCGACGCCGCGCCGTCGGTATAGATGCCGATGTCCGAGAAGGCCGAGACGCGCGCCTTCCACCCCTCCCACTCGTCATATGAAAGCCACGTGCGATCGAATCCCTTCCACGCGCTCCACACGGCGACGACGCGGTCGGGCTGAGTGTAGGGGAGCGGCTTGAGCAGCACGTGTTTGACGACGCCGAATACCGCGCTCGTCGCGCCGATGCCAATCGCGAGAGTGAGTGTCGCCGCCGACGTGAGGCCGGGCCGATGGCTGAGCGAACGAAGCGCGAACCGCACGTCGCTCCAGGCATCGAAGAACCCGCTCGTGCCACGCTCGTCTCGCGTGTCGTCCTTGTGCCGTTCCACGCCGCCGAAATCCCGTCGGGCCAGACGCCTCGCGTCCCGCTCCGTCATGCCCGTGTCTACACGACGCCGCGTCTCCATCTCGAGATGGAAGCGCATCTCTTCGTCCAGCTCGGCGTCTCGGTGCCGCCGTCGGATCAGCGACGCGAGCGACGAGCCGATCTCGTGGTACCAAGCCATGTCAGGCTCCCTGCAGTGCGTGTTGGAGCACGCGGTTGACGGCCGCCGACGTGCGGTTCCATTCCGCGACTTCAGCGTCGAGCTGCTTTCGCCCTTCGGCGGTGACGCGGTAGTAGCGAGCCCGTCGGTTGTTCTCGCTCGCGCGCCATTCGGCCCGGATCCACCCGCGGCGCAGCATTGCTTGCAGCGCCGGATAGAGCGAGCCCTGGTTCACGTCGAATACGTCGCGCGAGATCTCGCGCAGTCGGAGCGAAAGCCCCCATCCGTGCATCGGTTCCTGGCTCAGGAGCTTGAGGGCGAGCATCTCGAGAGTGCCCCGGACGACCTCCGCCCGCGGCCCGAGTCGGTCATTTGCCATGCCCTTTAGATAACCAAAAGGAGCAAAAGGTTCGAGGGGAACGTGGCGGAACGGTGGCCGCGGGGGGTGGAGAGGCGTGGGCGCCCCACAGGATTCTGTCTCACGCCGCCAGCTCGATGTCCAAGCCGAGCCGAGACCGTGCGCGCACGATGCTCAGCCGGCCCCGGTGATGTGATCGCGGAGCAGCCGCCTTGGTCGAGTCACGACGACCATCGGGCACCGCTCGACGATGACGACGAATCCGCGCTGACGCCGTCTGCGTACATCGAAGACCATGCGCTTACGCTCTGTTTACGTCGGGGGGTAGGCTGTTGCGCGCGAAATCGAGCTGTGTTTGCATCCTGGGATGCGGGAATATCCCTGCGTGTTCTCCAGACGTACGTGGCGAGTCGTCGCGATCGCCGCCGGCGGCATGGCCTGCGCGGCGCCGTCCCAACGCATCGACCCGATGCGCTCGGTGCCCGTCGCGGCGTGTCCGCCAATGGTCGAGCCCCGGTTGCAATTCGAAAGCAGCTTCTGGCTCAACCTTCACAACTTCCTCGTCAAAGAAGCCAAGCGTCGTCAAGGCATCGATGACGCGGGGCCCGGTGCGCGTGGAAACATTCAGGCCGACACGGCCGGGCTACGCGCCCTGACTCAGCCCGAACGCCGGCTGTGGAACGACGCCTTGAGCTACTATGCGGCTCAAGTCCTCACGGACAGCCTGATGGGCGGCGACAGTCTCGTCGCACGAGTGAACGACCGTCTCGCCGCATCGCCCGAGGAGTCGCTCATCGCTTCCGGCCTCGACTCGACGCTTGCCGTCGAGCTGGCGGAAGTGGCGCCGATCTACCGTGCAGTCTGGTGGCCCGTGCACGACGCGCACAACCAGGCGTGGATCAGGGCGTCGCGCGGGCTCGTCGATCGCTACGGTGGCTGTGTGTTCACGCAGTTGGAGCGGGACCTGAAGCGCCCGTGGCCCAAGGCTCCGATCACCATCTACGCCACGACGTACGCGTCGTGGTTCGGCGCGTACACAACCACGGTCGCCGGCCCTCGCGTCACGATCTCGACGAACGCGATCGGGAATCAGGAGACGTACGCGCTCGAGAACATTTTGCACGAGAGCGCGCATGCCGGCGAGTTGCTCGGGCCAGGGGAAGCCGTGATGGCCGCCGACGCCGCGAAGCGCGGGATCCCGCTGGAACGCGAGCTGAGCCACGTCATTCTTTTCTATACGACCGGCGAGATCATCGCGAGCGTGATTCCGGCGCACGTCCCGTACGCGGAGCGGTTCGGCATCTGGTCGCGGAACAGCGAAACGAAGCGACTCGAGGGGATCCTCACCGACAACTGGAAACCGTATCTCGCGGGAACGACCTCCTTCCAGGCCGCGTTGGACGCGGTGGTGCAGCGCTCGCGACGCTAGGTCTCTTGACGCCAGCTCTTTCAAGCAAAGCAGCCGGATGCGCGTGGGAATCCTGGGTTCCGTCTGCGGGTCGCCGCTCGTGCATCTGGTGGGGAAGCCCGGCCGGAGACAGAGTATGTGCGAGGAGCGGTCAACCGAATCACTTCGGGGGAGGGGCGATGTCAGCGATCAGCGTCGTGCGCCGCGGAATGCTTCCATTTGTTCTGTCGCTGGCCAGCGTCGGTCTATCCGGGCAGACGCCCAACGGGCGGCCGTTGGCGATCGAGGACTACTATAAAGTCAAAACGGTTGGCAATCCCGACCTCTCGCCGGACGGTAGGTGGGTCGCGTTCACGGTCAGCACCCGTGTCGAGGCGACGAACGACAACACGAGCGAAGTGTGGCTCGTGGCGTCCGATGCGTCCGGGCCGGCACGACGCGTGAGCGCTGACGGCGCAAACGCCGTGGGCCCTGCGTGGCTCGACGACGGCCGGCTACGCTTCTCCGCCGGCGGACGCGCCTTCGTTCTCCATCCCGCAACGCCGAGTGATGTCACCGAGGACGCCGATGCGCGACAGGCCGGCGCGATCGCGGGGGGCGGGGGTGGGCGTGGCGGAGGCCGAGGTGGGCGCGGAGGTGCCGCGGGGCGGTCGATGCCCAACGCCGCGGGCACCATGAGCGCGATCGTGCGCGATACGCCGCCGCCGAAACGCGAAGCGGTCTACGAATCGGAGTTCGCGAAGCGACACGAAGAGCGCTTCAAGGGCGTCGAGTTCGACTGGATGGATTTTCAGCGCGACGCGGCGCCGTTCCCACTCCCGAACCGCGCCGATCCGCAGGTGAATCCGCCTCAGGAGATCTTCGTCACTCCGACCGGCGGCGCCGAGCGACAACTCACGCACCTCGGCTTGCGGCCGGCGGGGGTGAACTGGAATTCCGCCGGCACCGCGCTCGCGTTCACGGCAGACTCCACGTATCGCAACGAGATGGTGTACGGCCGCAGCGACGTCTGGACGGTGACGGCGGACGGCGCGCTCAAGAAGCTCACGTCGAACCCCGCGTACTCGTACGCAGGCGCGCAGTATTCGCCGGACGGCGCATGGATTCTCACGACGCGGTCGACGCCGACCGACTGGGTGATCGCCAAGGAGATGGACAATGGCGGTCCGGTGGACGTCGTGCTCCTTCCCGCGGGTGGCGGCCGTGAGATCGATCTCACCGAGACGTGGGACTACCTGCCATCGGGGCCGTTCTGGAGCCGAGACGGGAAGTACGTGTACTTCACCGGCGGGGTTGGTGGCACGACGCATCTCTTCCGCGTCCCCGCGCTCGGCGGAAAGGTCGAACAGGTGACGACGGGCCAGCGCCGGTTGAGTGGATTCAGCTTCGACCGCGCGCAGACGCGCATCGCGTACCAGGTCGGAACGTTCGAGGCACCGTCGGAG from Gemmatimonadaceae bacterium harbors:
- a CDS encoding S9 family peptidase, whose product is MSAISVVRRGMLPFVLSLASVGLSGQTPNGRPLAIEDYYKVKTVGNPDLSPDGRWVAFTVSTRVEATNDNTSEVWLVASDASGPARRVSADGANAVGPAWLDDGRLRFSAGGRAFVLHPATPSDVTEDADARQAGAIAGGGGGRGGGRGGRGGAAGRSMPNAAGTMSAIVRDTPPPKREAVYESEFAKRHEERFKGVEFDWMDFQRDAAPFPLPNRADPQVNPPQEIFVTPTGGAERQLTHLGLRPAGVNWNSAGTALAFTADSTYRNEMVYGRSDVWTVTADGALKKLTSNPAYSYAGAQYSPDGAWILTTRSTPTDWVIAKEMDNGGPVDVVLLPAGGGREIDLTETWDYLPSGPFWSRDGKYVYFTGGVGGTTHLFRVPALGGKVEQVTTGQRRLSGFSFDRAQTRIAYQVGTFEAPSEIFASRMDGSGEVQLTHVQDAFIHEVALSKSDRLSFASADGMPVEGFLLYPYGYRANAGPYPLIVSNHGGPHSANEYGFDFKNQYFAANGYFVLEVNFRSSTGYGEKFLWGTWGAWGTKDGQDVMAGVDYAIAHYPIDHKKVASIGHSYGGFMTNWLITQYPDRFAAAASGAGIANWTSDYANSDIPRTKETEFYGPPSDPKAREIMIRQSPITYANRVRTPTLFINGEIDHRVPFSENEQLYVAIKKQGVPAKMIQYAGQPHGIAGSWNNVHRMLNERAWFDRYVKGATVP
- a CDS encoding PadR family transcriptional regulator, whose product is MANDRLGPRAEVVRGTLEMLALKLLSQEPMHGWGLSLRLREISRDVFDVNQGSLYPALQAMLRRGWIRAEWRASENNRRARYYRVTAEGRKQLDAEVAEWNRTSAAVNRVLQHALQGA